A segment of the Colletotrichum destructivum chromosome 3, complete sequence genome:
CCTTCAACCATGCTGAAAGTAGacgttggtggtgttggtgtaGGGAGGTTCGGGTCGGACGTTTGTCGTGAATAAGCTCGTTGAGGAGAGATGGAGACAGATTGCGCGTgtccgacgaggccgccagcTCGCTTCTAGATTCAAGTGGAAAAGCTGATGCACCTGCGGCCCGCCAGGGGTTTCCGAATTGTGATGACAGCCTGACAGGGGCAGGCCCGCTCTACCGGGCGCTACTTTCTGGCGGCGCAAGACTTGCGCTGGCTACTACCGGCTCCTGCTACCTTTCAAGGTACATAGGTACCTAGACTGCTGACATGTTTTTGCCCCTGGGCATGAAAGTGTGGAACTCTGCCTCATCTCCGTTACCTCGCCCCTTCATATCATCAACAAACCATACTGCAGTCCTCAGCTTCGCGTGCAGTTTTTCGAAGGGGACGATCTCGGAGTGCATGCCGCGCCAATGCAAAGACGGGtcattgacgaggaggaatacggcgaggaagacgatgtGCCGCTTCAGCATCGGCGGCCCTTTGGCGCAGGCATCCAGCGCAAGCCTATCCAGTTCGTTAAGGCATCTGACCCGAACCTAAGCACGGCCGAACCAGTCAAGACCACCAAGCCCGGTTCTTCTGTGGGTGACTTCTACCTCAGCCTCGTTCTCCCGAGCGAGAAGGCGAGACCGGGGGTCGAGACGCCAGCGGCAAAAATATGCGCCGTGTGTGACTTGCCACTTGGTAAAGACGATGCCGTGGGAGAAGTcagcaacggcggcagcaacagcggTGAAAAGACGACAGCGAAGAGACCACAGCACGAGGCGTCGATTGCTCACCAGGTCTGTCTCACACACTCACATCCGCCATCGGCGCTGGACAGGTCACGCATGGGCTTGACCTACTTGTCGTCGCACGGCTGGGACCCGGATTCGCGGAAGggtctcggcgccgcgggccAGGGTATGCAGTATCCTCTCAAGACGCAGCCGAAGGAGGACAAGTATGGTCTCGGCCTGGCTATTCCTAAGGACCTCAAGAACAAagtcgagaagaagaagaagcagactCCTCAAACGCTGGACGCGAAGAAATGTCGTAAGaaagccgacgaggacaaaAAGAAGGCAGAG
Coding sequences within it:
- a CDS encoding Putative G patch domain and ankyrin repeat-containing protein codes for the protein MQRRVIDEEEYGEEDDVPLQHRRPFGAGIQRKPIQFVKASDPNLSTAEPVKTTKPGSSVGDFYLSLVLPSEKARPGVETPAAKICAVCDLPLGKDDAVGEVSNGGSNSGEKTTAKRPQHEASIAHQVCLTHSHPPSALDRSRMGLTYLSSHGWDPDSRKGLGAAGQGMQYPLKTQPKEDKYGLGLAIPKDLKNKVEKKKKQTPQTLDAKKCRKKADEDKKKAERLRQMFYGSEDMDRYLGSGL